CACGAGCTATCGCACCCCGGCGATTGACCGGCTCACGACACAGGGCATTCGGTTCCGCCACGCCTACTCCCAACCGCTCTGCACCAACACGCGAATCCAGCTGATGACCGGCCGGTACAACAACCGCAACTGGACTTACTTCGGCACAATGGATCCGAAAGCCAAGACCATCGGGCATTATATGCAGGAAGCCGGCTACCACACCTGCATCGCGGGCAAGTGGCAGCTGCAAAGTTACGATCCGCCGAGCTATCCAGGCGCGCACCTGCGCCGCGGCAAAGGCATGAAGGTCACCGACGCGGGTTTCGACGAGTACAGCCTCTTTCATTCCTGGCACACCGAGGACAAAGGCCTGCGATTTGCCCGGCCGACCACGTTTGAAAACGGTAAATTGCTGAATGACCTAAAAGGTAAATACGGGCCGGATCATTGGGTGGATTTCATCAACGACTTTATCCGCCGCAAGAAGGACAGCGACAAGCCGTTCTTTGTCTATTACGCCATGGCCCTACCACATCGACCGTTTGTGCCCACGCCGAACAGCCCCGACTGGAATAACGGCATTCCGCTCGAGAATGAGGACACCCGATATTTTCCGGACATGGTCGAGTACATGGACAAATGCGTCGGCCGCGTGGTGAAGCAGATTGATAACCTCGGTCTCAGCAAAAAAACGCTCGTCATTTTTTACAGCGACAACGGCACGCACCGGAAGATTACTTCGCAAACCACGCGCGGCCCTGTGGTCGGCGGCAAAGGCCGCGCCTCCGATGCCGGCACGCACGTGCCTCTGGTCGTGCGTTGGCCCGGACGCATCCGGCCGGGCCTCAACGACAATCTGGTGGATTCCACCGATTTCCTGCCCACGATCATGGAAGCCGCCGACCGGCCCATCCCCGCTCAGGCCAAGCTCGATGGCATTAGTTTTTTCCCGCAACTCCTCAACCGCCCTGCCGAACCGCGCCCGTGGGTCTTCTGCCATTACGATCCTCGACCCGGCTGGGATAAGGATCAGTTTCGTAAAATCCGTTTTGCCCGCGACAAACGCTTCAAGCTCTACGGCAACGGCAAGCTGTACGACGTCCCCAATGACAAACTCGAGCAGCGCCCCATCACGCAGGACACCCCGGCATCCCGCACCGCCCGCCAGCGGCTGGCCGCCGTGTTGCAAGCCCAGCCCAATCCTGATCCCGCCCCGCGCGATGGCGATCCGCGCGACACCGAGCAGCGCCTCTACCTCGCCGCCGGCGGTCAGCTCAGTGTATTTGCCGTAAACAAAACCACCGGCAAACTGGCGCCGCTGCAGCAGCTCGCGCTCCCCGGCGCAGGCCCCTTCACTTTCGCGCCCAACCGTGAGCTGATGTACGCCACCGCCAGCACGGATGTACCCAAGAAAAAAACCCCGACGATTGCCACGTTAGCAATTGCGGCGGACGGCAAACTGAAGCTCGCCCATCAAGCCGCCGTCAATTTGCGCCCCGGCTATTTGATGAC
Above is a window of Limisphaerales bacterium DNA encoding:
- a CDS encoding sulfatase-like hydrolase/transferase, yielding MRIVMDRLRWLLLAVFTLSVTALLPAADRPNIVLIMADDIGVEGIGSYGGTSYRTPAIDRLTTQGIRFRHAYSQPLCTNTRIQLMTGRYNNRNWTYFGTMDPKAKTIGHYMQEAGYHTCIAGKWQLQSYDPPSYPGAHLRRGKGMKVTDAGFDEYSLFHSWHTEDKGLRFARPTTFENGKLLNDLKGKYGPDHWVDFINDFIRRKKDSDKPFFVYYAMALPHRPFVPTPNSPDWNNGIPLENEDTRYFPDMVEYMDKCVGRVVKQIDNLGLSKKTLVIFYSDNGTHRKITSQTTRGPVVGGKGRASDAGTHVPLVVRWPGRIRPGLNDNLVDSTDFLPTIMEAADRPIPAQAKLDGISFFPQLLNRPAEPRPWVFCHYDPRPGWDKDQFRKIRFARDKRFKLYGNGKLYDVPNDKLEQRPITQDTPASRTARQRLAAVLQAQPNPDPAPRDGDPRDTEQRLYLAAGGQLSVFAVNKTTGKLAPLQQLALPGAGPFTFAPNRELMYATASTDVPKKKTPTIATLAIAADGKLKLAHQAAVNLRPGYLMTDNNGEFLAGNHYGPGKATVWKIDPIYRGTTIGELTLEQRAHSAVFSPDNHWLLVPATGPNKVFINQFTAQVGTTKPHNPPFARGPAGDHEARQPRHLVFHPNLSIAYTTNEREQPGVGAWQWDTEQGRLTPMQNIVTQPKGFTGTITTADLHLTPNAKYLYISNRDITARFEPTGRDSIVGFQVDPQHGQLKLISHTPCERVPRSFTIDKLGKFLYVAGQTDNRLGAYRIEPNGTLKKIAQYEVGKGPIWVETLSLPK